The following coding sequences are from one Limnobacter sp. SAORIC-580 window:
- the htpX gene encoding zinc metalloprotease HtpX, producing the protein MFNWMKTFMLMAAITALFVVLGGMMGGRGGMLLALGFALVMNFGAYWFSDKMVLRMYKAKEVDASNAPEFYNMVAELAQRADMPMPRVYLINDSAPNAFATGRNPENAAVAATTGILQVLSARELRGVMAHELAHVKHRDILISTISATMAGAISALANFALFFGGRDENGQPMNPIASIALAILAPLAASLIQMSISRAREYEADRGGAEICGDPAALASALDKIQRYAKGIPFRTTEAHPETAQMMIMNPLSGQGIAGLFSTHPPTEERIARLMEMARTGGPR; encoded by the coding sequence ATGTTTAACTGGATGAAAACCTTCATGTTGATGGCGGCCATCACCGCCCTTTTCGTGGTGCTGGGTGGCATGATGGGCGGCCGTGGCGGCATGTTGTTGGCCTTGGGCTTTGCACTGGTGATGAACTTTGGTGCGTACTGGTTTTCCGACAAAATGGTTTTGCGCATGTACAAAGCCAAGGAAGTCGATGCCAGCAATGCGCCAGAGTTTTACAACATGGTGGCTGAACTTGCGCAGCGCGCAGACATGCCAATGCCGCGTGTTTACCTGATCAATGACAGCGCCCCTAATGCATTTGCAACCGGGCGCAACCCGGAAAACGCGGCTGTGGCTGCAACCACGGGTATTTTGCAGGTGCTTTCCGCGCGTGAACTGCGTGGCGTGATGGCCCATGAACTGGCCCATGTGAAGCACCGCGACATTCTGATTTCCACCATTTCGGCCACCATGGCGGGTGCCATTTCGGCGCTGGCCAACTTTGCGCTGTTTTTTGGTGGGCGAGATGAGAACGGCCAGCCGATGAACCCGATTGCCAGCATTGCCTTGGCCATTCTGGCGCCATTGGCCGCATCACTGATTCAAATGTCAATCTCGCGCGCCCGTGAATACGAGGCTGACCGTGGAGGCGCAGAAATTTGCGGCGACCCGGCGGCTTTGGCCAGCGCGCTGGACAAAATTCAACGGTATGCCAAGGGCATTCCGTTCCGTACTACTGAAGCGCACCCGGAAACCGCTCAAATGATGATCATGAATCCACTGTCAGGACAAGGTATAGCTGGCCTTTTTTCGACCCACCCACCCACTGAAGAACGAATCGCCCGCTTGATGGAAATGGCCCGCACTGGCGGTCCGCGTTGA
- the fmt gene encoding methionyl-tRNA formyltransferase, with the protein MNVGFAGTPEFARVALAKLIAAGYPVHLVLTQPDRPAGRGMKLQASPVKQLAQQHGIPVLQPVSLKKGEEAEHALLALKTAVHGQALDVLIVAAYGLILPQTVLDAPRLGCLNIHGSLLPRWRGAAPIQRCIEAGDAETGVCIMQMEAGLDTGPVRLWRALPIEHTDTTTTLHDKLAELGGDLLVEALDSLQAATLPLVPQPEVGVTYAEKITKAEGVINWHRSAVELQRTLRAFDPFPGANTTWGGEPLKCFDPETVALAGLMGKPGEVLSVDSAGIEVQCGQGVLRIRTLQKAGSKRQPAQQVAQALGLQAGNQLSESASN; encoded by the coding sequence CTGAATGTGGGTTTCGCTGGCACACCCGAGTTCGCTCGGGTTGCGCTGGCGAAACTTATTGCTGCCGGTTACCCTGTGCACCTGGTACTGACCCAACCCGACCGCCCCGCTGGCAGGGGCATGAAGTTACAGGCTTCCCCTGTTAAACAGCTGGCACAGCAACATGGCATCCCCGTATTGCAACCGGTCAGTCTGAAAAAAGGCGAGGAAGCCGAACACGCCTTGCTCGCCTTGAAAACCGCCGTACATGGTCAAGCCCTGGATGTGTTGATTGTGGCAGCTTACGGGCTTATTTTGCCGCAAACTGTTTTGGATGCTCCGCGCTTGGGTTGCTTGAACATTCATGGCAGCTTGCTGCCGCGCTGGCGTGGCGCTGCCCCCATTCAGCGGTGTATTGAGGCGGGCGATGCTGAAACCGGCGTGTGCATCATGCAAATGGAAGCCGGGCTGGATACCGGCCCCGTTCGCCTGTGGCGGGCCTTGCCGATTGAACACACCGACACCACCACCACCCTGCACGACAAATTGGCCGAGCTGGGCGGTGATTTGTTGGTAGAGGCGCTGGACTCCCTTCAGGCGGCAACACTGCCCCTGGTTCCACAACCTGAAGTGGGAGTGACCTACGCAGAGAAAATCACAAAAGCGGAGGGCGTGATCAACTGGCATCGCAGTGCAGTTGAACTTCAGCGTACACTGCGTGCCTTCGACCCTTTTCCAGGTGCAAACACAACGTGGGGTGGTGAACCTTTGAAGTGTTTTGATCCTGAAACTGTCGCATTGGCTGGCCTGATGGGTAAACCGGGCGAGGTGTTGTCCGTTGATTCCGCAGGCATAGAGGTGCAATGTGGGCAGGGTGTGTTGCGTATTCGAACCCTTCAGAAGGCCGGCAGCAAACGCCAACCTGCGCAGCAGGTAGCACAGGCTTTGGGTTTGCAGGCCGGAAACCAATTGAGCGAATCTGCCTCCAACTAG
- the def gene encoding peptide deformylase, whose product MALLPILRYPDPRLKTVATPVTQFDDALVKLTQDMAETMYDAPGVGLAATQVNVHKRIIVIDVTDDKSGLTVFINPEIIDASKECKVYEEGCLSVPGIYEKVERPDTVKVRAQNVKGEWFEIDCDELLAVCIQHEIDHLNGKVFVEYLSQLKQTRIKTKMKKQEKLQTA is encoded by the coding sequence ATGGCTTTACTCCCAATTTTGCGTTATCCGGATCCGCGCTTGAAAACGGTTGCCACCCCTGTCACCCAGTTTGATGACGCGCTTGTCAAGCTGACTCAAGACATGGCAGAAACCATGTACGATGCGCCTGGCGTTGGCCTGGCCGCTACGCAGGTGAATGTGCACAAACGAATCATCGTGATTGATGTCACCGATGACAAATCGGGCCTGACCGTATTCATCAACCCCGAGATCATCGACGCCAGCAAAGAATGCAAGGTGTACGAAGAGGGTTGTTTGTCCGTGCCCGGCATTTACGAGAAGGTTGAACGCCCCGACACGGTGAAGGTACGCGCACAGAATGTGAAGGGTGAGTGGTTTGAAATTGATTGCGACGAGCTGCTTGCCGTGTGTATTCAGCATGAAATTGACCACCTCAATGGCAAGGTGTTTGTTGAATACCTTTCGCAGTTGAAGCAAACCCGCATCAAAACCAAGATGAAGAAGCAAGAAAAGCTTCAAACCGCTTGA